A single Arcobacter sp. FWKO B DNA region contains:
- a CDS encoding bifunctional 2-C-methyl-D-erythritol 4-phosphate cytidylyltransferase/2-C-methyl-D-erythritol 2,4-cyclodiphosphate synthase, which translates to MTDITLVVLCAGNSTRFGNKVKKQWLRVEDKPLWLFVTQNLSSLHLFDKVIVVGHGDEINYMKNFSTEFIYVQGGNTRQDSMKNALSKVDTPYVMFTDVARSCVPADVINELIANKSKADCIVPVIDVSDTVVFDGKTIDRDKTKLIQTPQLSKTQMLKKSLETSALFTDDSSAIASIGGTLFYTKGSPKSKKITFSDDIDDIECLKKPDIVYLNGNGFDIHPFEENKKMFLGGVHIPCEYGFKAHSDGDVLIHSVIDALLGAAGAGDIGEFFPDTDMSYSGIDSKILLEKIVDFIENVGFEIVNIDVTIIAQKPKISPYKIEIKESLSKLLRIKQNFLNIKATTAEKLGFIGRGEGVAVISNATIKYNNWTKQ; encoded by the coding sequence GTGACTGATATTACATTGGTAGTCTTGTGTGCAGGTAATTCAACTAGATTTGGCAATAAAGTAAAGAAACAATGGTTAAGAGTCGAGGATAAGCCTCTTTGGCTTTTTGTGACTCAAAATCTATCTTCTTTACATTTATTTGATAAAGTTATAGTTGTAGGACATGGCGATGAGATCAATTACATGAAGAATTTTTCTACAGAGTTTATTTATGTGCAAGGTGGTAACACAAGGCAAGACTCTATGAAAAATGCTCTGAGTAAAGTTGATACACCTTATGTTATGTTTACAGATGTTGCTAGAAGTTGTGTACCAGCTGATGTTATAAATGAGCTTATCGCAAATAAATCAAAAGCAGATTGTATAGTTCCAGTGATAGATGTAAGTGATACTGTAGTATTTGATGGTAAAACCATAGATAGAGATAAAACTAAACTTATTCAAACTCCTCAACTTTCTAAGACTCAGATGTTGAAAAAGTCATTAGAAACAAGTGCTTTATTTACTGATGATAGTAGTGCCATAGCTTCTATTGGAGGGACACTTTTTTATACAAAAGGTTCACCAAAATCAAAGAAAATTACATTTAGTGATGATATTGATGATATTGAATGTTTAAAAAAACCAGACATTGTATATCTGAATGGAAATGGATTTGATATCCACCCTTTTGAGGAAAACAAAAAAATGTTTTTAGGTGGTGTACATATCCCTTGTGAGTATGGTTTCAAGGCTCATAGTGATGGAGATGTGCTTATACATTCTGTGATAGATGCATTATTAGGAGCTGCTGGAGCTGGTGATATAGGGGAATTTTTTCCAGATACTGATATGAGCTATAGTGGGATTGATTCTAAAATATTGCTTGAGAAAATAGTGGATTTCATAGAAAATGTTGGATTTGAGATAGTAAATATTGATGTTACAATAATCGCTCAAAAACCAAAAATATCCCCTTATAAAATTGAAATAAAAGAGTCTTTATCAAAGCTATTGAGAATAAAACAAAATTTTCTTAATATTAAAGCTACAACAGCGGAAAAACTAGGGTTTATAGGTAGAGGAGAAGGAGTTGCTGTAATAAGCAACGCAACAATAAAATATAATAATTGGACAAAACAATGA
- a CDS encoding DNA-binding response regulator: protein MKILILEDEIYLAQKVASRLIEEGHNCEHFTSFGEVDKSKRYDTVLLSMNLHTTNCEDVIKFYKDSIIILFVTYISDATVGNPIRIGANDYVQKPFMMDELIRKIHHYQLFNKMQKGICLYEKYFDLIFDGIECDGEDKTLPLLVETNDQKYSDKLFFDIANKSTLPVKILSLSKVNIVQEIKELNDQTLYYMVDYHSLKKSLKDMLQKAITNLNVIISSLDTEPDFVYDKIELKNSNQIIANDNIMTIHDYVKLVVNTFQDKYPDTELSKKLGISRKSLWEKRKKLGVEKKK, encoded by the coding sequence ATGAAAATACTTATTTTAGAAGATGAAATATATCTAGCTCAGAAAGTCGCTTCAAGATTAATTGAAGAGGGGCATAACTGTGAGCATTTTACATCATTTGGTGAAGTAGACAAATCAAAAAGATATGATACAGTTTTACTATCAATGAACTTACACACAACAAATTGCGAAGATGTAATAAAGTTTTATAAAGATAGCATTATTATCCTCTTTGTAACATATATTTCAGATGCAACAGTAGGTAACCCTATACGAATAGGGGCAAATGATTATGTTCAAAAACCGTTTATGATGGATGAACTTATTAGAAAAATTCACCATTATCAGTTATTTAATAAAATGCAAAAAGGGATATGCCTATACGAAAAATATTTTGATTTGATATTTGATGGTATAGAATGTGATGGTGAAGATAAGACTTTACCTTTACTTGTAGAAACAAATGATCAAAAATATAGCGATAAGTTGTTTTTTGATATCGCAAATAAATCTACATTGCCTGTAAAAATTTTATCTCTTTCAAAAGTTAATATTGTTCAAGAAATAAAAGAGTTAAATGACCAAACATTATATTATATGGTAGATTATCATTCATTGAAAAAGTCACTAAAAGATATGTTACAAAAAGCTATAACTAATTTGAATGTAATAATTTCATCACTTGATACTGAGCCAGACTTTGTATATGATAAGATTGAGTTAAAAAATTCAAATCAAATTATTGCAAATGATAATATTATGACAATCCATGATTATGTAAAACTTGTTGTAAATACTTTTCAAGATAAATACCCTGATACTGAACTAAGTAAAAAGTTAGGAATTAGTAGAAAATCTCTTTGGGAAAAGAGAAAAAAACTAGGAGTTGAGAAGAAAAAATGA
- a CDS encoding phosphatidylglycerophosphatase A, giving the protein MRKAFLTLFYSGLSPKAPGTVGSVVALILGLIILWLSSPTTLFLLTILVSIIAVNQIDKYEHEVGSHDDKEIVIDELAGMWLCLSMVAHSSDVNIFIGAILGFALFRFFDIAKPSIIGKIDAKVKGGLGVMGDDIVAGFFAGLVTLLILKLSLFLV; this is encoded by the coding sequence ATGAGAAAAGCTTTTTTAACACTTTTTTATAGTGGGCTTAGTCCAAAAGCTCCAGGGACTGTTGGAAGTGTGGTTGCACTAATTCTTGGATTAATAATCCTTTGGTTAAGCTCACCTACTACACTTTTTTTGCTTACAATTTTGGTATCTATTATAGCAGTAAACCAAATAGATAAATATGAGCATGAAGTAGGTAGTCACGATGATAAAGAGATAGTAATAGATGAGCTTGCTGGTATGTGGCTTTGTTTATCTATGGTAGCTCATAGTAGTGATGTCAATATTTTTATCGGAGCAATTTTAGGATTTGCATTATTTAGATTTTTTGATATTGCCAAACCTTCAATTATAGGTAAAATTGATGCCAAGGTCAAAGGTGGACTTGGTGTGATGGGTGATGATATAGTAGCAGGCTTCTTTGCTGGGCTAGTAACTTTACTTATACTTAAACTAAGCTTATTTTTAGTATAA